A window of the Lactuca sativa cultivar Salinas chromosome 7, Lsat_Salinas_v11, whole genome shotgun sequence genome harbors these coding sequences:
- the LOC111912865 gene encoding ribosomal RNA small subunit methyltransferase, chloroplastic: protein MTLLLQNLPSVPSSAPPLHYTRSHSVVCGVSSSNTDKPRIKPKITRIKVKEPDDYHSTLKALNSKGRIPRKALGQHYMVNNEVNEQLVDAANVGDGDVVLEIGPGTGSLTNVLVESGATILAIEKDPYMAALVTERFASTHHVKVIQEDFTRCHLRSHLSSFMGSDSSDSKPYAKVVANIPFNISSDVVKQLLPMGDVFSEVVLLLQEEAALRMVDASLRTSEYRPINIFINFYSDPEYKFKVPRENFFPQPKVDAAVVVFRLKQEVDYPQVSSTKAFFSMVNSAFNGKRKMLRKSLQHITSSLEIEEALVNIGLPATSRPEELTPQDFVKLHNLIEYS, encoded by the exons ATGACTCTTCTGCTACAAAATCTCCCGTCAGTGCCTTCATCTGCTCCTCCCCTTCACTACACAAGATCCCACTCTGTTGTGTGTGGTGTATCAAGTAGTAACACTGATAAACCTAGAATCAAACCCAAAATAACCAGAATCAAAGTCAAAGAACCCGACGACTACCATTCAACTCTCAAAGCTCTCAACTCCAAAGGCCGTATCCCTCGGAAAGCCCTTGGCCAG CATTACATGGTAAACAATGAAGTAAATGAGCAGCTTGTTGATGCTGCGAATGTGGGTGATGGTGATGTGGTGCTTGAAATCGGTCCAGGAACTGGTTCTCTCACCAATGTTCTTGTTGAATCTGGTGCAACAATTCTCGCGATTGAAAAG GATCCTTACATGGCTGCACTTGTAACAGAACGCTTTGCAAGTACACACCATGTGAAG GTGATACAAGAAGATTTTACAAGATGCCACCTCAGATCACATTTGTCATCATTCATGGGAAGTGATTCCTCAGATTCAAAACCATACGCAAAG GTAGTTGCAAATATACCATTTAATATAAGTAGTGATGTAGTTAAACAGCTTCTTCCAATGGGCGATGTATTCTCAGAAGTGGTATTATTGCTCCAG GAGGAAGCTGCTTTGCGCATGGTGGATGCATCCTTGAGGACATCTGAGTATCGACCCATCAATATCTTCATAAACTTCTATTCAG ATCCTGAATATAAATTTAAGGTCCCAAGAGAAAACTTCTTTCCTCAACCCAAA gtGGATGCAGCTGTTGTTGTGTTTAGACTGAAGCAAGAAGTAGATTATCCCCAAGTTTCATCAACCAAGGCCTTCTTTTCAATG gttAATTCTGCGTTCAATGGGAAGCGGAAGATGTTGCGTAAATCACTCCAACACATAACATCATCCCTTGAGA